The Kroppenstedtia pulmonis genome has a segment encoding these proteins:
- the glnA gene encoding type I glutamate--ammonia ligase, with product MGRNTKEHILKSVREHNVEYIRLQFTDLLGAIKNVEIPKSQLGKALDNKMMFDGSTIEGFVRIEESDMYLYPDLDSWIIYPWGGEGGKVAGLICDVYNADGTPFGGDPRGTLKRALKEAEKMGFTAFNVGPEPEFFLFKTDSNGDPTLDLNDKGGYFDLAPLDLGENCRRDIVLTLDKLGFDVEASHHEVAPGQHEIDFKYTDALTAADNIQLFKLVVRNIARRYGLHATFMPKPLFGVSGSGMHTHLSLFCGSENSFYDESDSLGLSETARYFLAGILKHAKGFTAITNPLVNSYKRLVPGYEAPCYVAWSPKNRSPLVRIPASRGLSTRIEVRSPDPAANPYLALAVMLKAGLDGIKNKMKLPQKTDQNIYIMNETERKKAGIESLPSTLKAALKELKQDAVICEALGKHALTNFVEAKEIEWDMFRTQVHPWEREQYLSLY from the coding sequence TTGGGGAGAAATACAAAAGAACATATCTTAAAGTCTGTCCGGGAACACAATGTGGAGTATATCCGGCTTCAGTTTACGGATTTATTGGGGGCTATTAAAAATGTAGAAATCCCAAAATCCCAATTGGGGAAAGCCCTGGATAACAAAATGATGTTTGACGGTTCGACGATTGAAGGGTTTGTACGGATTGAAGAATCAGATATGTATCTGTATCCAGACTTGGACAGTTGGATCATTTATCCATGGGGAGGCGAAGGAGGAAAAGTGGCGGGGCTGATCTGTGATGTGTACAATGCAGACGGTACGCCATTTGGAGGTGATCCCAGGGGAACGCTGAAAAGGGCATTGAAAGAGGCGGAGAAGATGGGTTTTACAGCCTTCAATGTCGGGCCGGAACCGGAGTTTTTCCTGTTCAAAACAGATTCCAACGGAGATCCGACTCTGGATCTTAACGACAAGGGCGGTTATTTTGATTTGGCTCCTCTTGATCTCGGGGAAAACTGTCGTCGGGATATTGTTCTTACTCTGGATAAATTGGGCTTTGATGTAGAGGCATCCCACCATGAAGTGGCACCAGGTCAGCATGAAATTGATTTTAAATATACGGATGCACTTACGGCTGCTGATAATATTCAGCTTTTCAAACTGGTTGTAAGAAATATTGCCCGTCGTTACGGATTACATGCTACATTCATGCCCAAACCGCTGTTTGGAGTAAGCGGCTCAGGTATGCATACCCATCTGTCTCTGTTTTGCGGATCGGAGAATTCTTTTTACGATGAATCTGACTCCTTGGGTCTGTCAGAAACTGCCCGTTATTTTTTGGCTGGTATTTTGAAGCATGCCAAAGGATTTACAGCTATCACCAACCCTTTGGTCAACTCTTATAAACGTTTGGTTCCGGGATATGAAGCACCTTGTTATGTGGCATGGTCTCCGAAGAATAGAAGTCCCCTGGTACGGATACCGGCCTCCCGTGGTTTGTCTACCCGGATTGAAGTCCGCAGCCCGGATCCTGCAGCGAATCCCTATCTCGCATTGGCGGTAATGTTGAAGGCGGGTTTAGACGGAATCAAAAACAAAATGAAGTTACCTCAGAAAACGGACCAGAATATTTATATCATGAATGAGACCGAGCGGAAAAAAGCCGGAATCGAAAGCCTGCCATCTACATTGAAAGCAGCTTTGAAAGAGCTGAAACAGGATGCTGTTATCTGTGAAGCCCTTGGTAAACATGCATTAACCAACTTTGTGGAAGCAAAGGAAATAGAGTGGGATATGTTCCGAACGCAAGTACACCCTTGGGAACGGGAACAGTACTTGTCTTTGTACTAG
- a CDS encoding DUF456 domain-containing protein, translating to MDAIWWILIILLFVTAFIGLLVPVLPDIPLMVIGFALYHFLVDSHSLNLWFWVGAVLLAIVVTVTDYVAGGIAVKTYGGSRYSTIASILGAGVFGLLFPPWGILFGPVVAVILVELSLKKSFPQAVKLGFGTLIGFLGGVIVKGVLMAGLLIWFIILVLS from the coding sequence ATGGATGCAATCTGGTGGATCCTGATCATATTGCTTTTTGTCACCGCATTTATCGGCCTGCTGGTTCCTGTTTTGCCAGATATTCCCTTGATGGTGATCGGTTTTGCTCTTTATCACTTTTTAGTGGACTCCCACTCTCTGAATCTCTGGTTTTGGGTTGGGGCTGTTCTTTTGGCGATTGTCGTAACAGTTACCGATTATGTGGCAGGGGGAATTGCTGTCAAAACTTATGGGGGCTCCCGTTATTCGACAATTGCCTCCATTTTGGGAGCGGGGGTTTTCGGCCTGTTGTTTCCACCCTGGGGAATATTGTTTGGTCCTGTTGTAGCGGTGATATTGGTAGAGCTGTCTCTTAAAAAGTCATTTCCCCAAGCTGTAAAATTGGGATTTGGTACTTTGATCGGCTTTCTGGGAGGTGTGATTGTCAAGGGGGTTTTGATGGCAGGACTCCTGATCTGGTTTATTATATTGGTATTAAGTTGA